One region of Abyssisolibacter fermentans genomic DNA includes:
- a CDS encoding peptide maturation system acyl carrier-related protein, producing MEAVCEVSRVNEYKEMLNKIFIKRFNIDYNKFGDESYYDKHFLGTDIRLNPTDLLYLLRDVEKEFGITISEQNLAQGKFSSFNSVIEILETQAD from the coding sequence ATGGAAGCTGTTTGTGAAGTAAGTAGAGTTAATGAATACAAAGAAATGCTTAATAAAATATTTATAAAAAGATTTAATATAGATTATAACAAGTTTGGTGATGAATCATATTATGATAAACACTTTTTAGGAACAGATATTAGATTAAATCCTACAGATTTATTATATTTACTTCGTGATGTGGAAAAAGAATTTGGAATAACAATTAGCGAACAAAATCTAGCACAAGGGAAATTTAGTAGCTTTAACAGCGTGATTGAAATATTGGAAACTCAGGCTGATTAA
- a CDS encoding S8 family serine peptidase produces the protein MKQIHIAIIDDGVNERYFDTSLIYNLEVTEDLEIINRIDYNKEKKNHATTCAGIIKKYVSCNIQLSSIKVLSKYGDGKLNKLLAAMEWCIENDIDIINLSMGTVCYQDKKSIKDVIYKAFKKGIIIIAANKNDRIITYPAVFMNTIGVKCSITGDLKEGEYIYNHESADGVHIIACGSHMLKNHLSIEKKVQNCNSFATPMITAFVADYLATNPNADLNSIKEYLYKSSINYNNQKYYQTYLELDWIKNPIIFTSNNIIKPSYFNAVDIININHLENDQIVPYILGYLSTIKSRLIKIDSIIFDLYNCNINIDDIEEFIKYVISINKKPIILNHNKDDKVIKNILKNVNSPVYFNNIDIPLNVKKREEMPLIIIKDSNLDLVLNVLVELGKLFEENGYNPTIFTNSMYGLFYDFRQIDEKNRDNINNINSMIDFYNGDIGIIGIAAKDNVLYELDAMLDIDVYILNQNDKTYIEYYKKMARGDKEMLVLKFPSDNQIKEYANMIYEQIVDFYDTEEIIV, from the coding sequence ATGAAACAAATCCATATAGCAATAATAGATGATGGTGTAAATGAGAGATATTTTGATACATCTCTCATTTACAATTTAGAAGTAACCGAAGATTTAGAGATAATAAACAGAATAGATTATAATAAAGAAAAAAAAAATCACGCAACTACATGTGCTGGTATTATAAAGAAATATGTTTCGTGCAATATACAATTAAGTAGTATAAAGGTTTTAAGCAAATATGGAGATGGAAAGCTAAATAAATTATTAGCGGCAATGGAGTGGTGCATAGAAAATGACATAGATATTATAAATTTAAGCATGGGTACTGTGTGTTATCAAGATAAAAAATCAATAAAAGATGTAATTTATAAAGCATTCAAAAAAGGGATAATTATAATTGCAGCAAACAAAAATGATAGAATAATAACTTATCCAGCAGTATTTATGAATACAATTGGAGTAAAATGTTCTATTACTGGTGATTTAAAAGAGGGAGAATATATATATAACCATGAATCAGCTGATGGAGTACATATTATTGCATGTGGTAGTCATATGTTGAAAAATCACTTATCTATAGAAAAGAAAGTGCAAAATTGCAACAGTTTTGCTACTCCTATGATAACAGCATTTGTAGCTGATTATTTAGCTACAAATCCAAATGCAGATTTAAATAGTATAAAAGAATATTTATATAAAAGTTCTATAAATTATAATAATCAAAAATATTATCAAACATATCTGGAACTTGATTGGATAAAAAATCCCATAATATTCACTTCAAATAATATTATTAAACCATCATATTTCAATGCTGTTGACATAATAAATATAAATCATTTGGAAAATGATCAAATAGTTCCATATATATTAGGATATCTATCAACAATTAAAAGTAGATTAATAAAAATAGACTCCATAATATTTGATTTATATAATTGTAATATAAATATTGACGATATTGAAGAGTTTATTAAATATGTTATAAGTATAAACAAGAAGCCTATAATTTTAAATCATAATAAAGATGATAAAGTTATAAAAAATATATTAAAAAATGTAAACAGTCCTGTTTACTTTAATAATATTGACATACCATTAAATGTAAAAAAAAGAGAAGAAATGCCTTTAATAATAATAAAGGATTCGAATCTTGATTTAGTTCTAAATGTTTTAGTCGAATTAGGAAAACTTTTTGAAGAAAATGGTTACAATCCTACCATATTTACAAATAGTATGTATGGTTTGTTTTATGATTTCAGACAAATAGATGAAAAAAATAGAGATAATATTAATAATATTAATAGTATGATTGACTTCTATAATGGCGATATAGGTATAATTGGAATTGCTGCCAAAGATAATGTACTATACGAATTAGATGCTATGTTAGATATAGATGTATATATATTGAATCAAAACGATAAAACATATATAGAATATTATAAAAAAATGGCTCGTGGAGATAAAGAAATGTTAGTATTAAAGTTTCCTAGTGACAACCAAATAAAAGAATATGCTAACATGATATATGAGCAAATAGTAGATTTTTATGATACTGAAGAGATTATAGTTTAA
- a CDS encoding radical SAM protein, translating into MYPYIQKNTTLHYLDKNAVLYGDVKRYIINNVEVYMSEKIDGMKTKDEIVKEIANDLESDDIDRIRSIFDEFVNSKSLLIKTSETPKSHIIKRTGIKGKKVPLNVILSLTNKCVMSCEHCFKSCSTQGNISISYNKLMNTLKFLSGKTMTVQLTGGEPMAYDRFLDVLDYCSENFETRITTTAVLINKNNIDHFKNVRMIQVSVYSNNPEEHDMFTNLNGSFDKTINGIDTIVQAGIPVCISTIVTKRNKDRIQDMIELALEHGVDKLRFGSLVPMGRCLKLKDQICLSNDEIDEMTGIIDEFSNKYKDKINIGNWESSKNEFEKDRDKDMDCFDCGAGLCQWIINENGNVKPCEFIPDEIFTMGCIEEESVEDILEQYNLNNLARSIKKWEKDLNDINSTVNEICPNIRKYYEEKCV; encoded by the coding sequence ATGTATCCGTATATCCAAAAAAATACAACATTGCACTATTTAGATAAAAATGCTGTTCTTTATGGAGATGTAAAAAGATATATAATAAATAATGTTGAAGTATATATGTCAGAAAAAATAGATGGTATGAAAACAAAAGATGAAATAGTTAAAGAGATAGCGAATGATTTAGAATCAGATGATATTGATAGAATTAGAAGTATATTTGATGAGTTTGTTAATAGTAAATCATTACTTATAAAAACTAGTGAAACACCAAAAAGTCATATTATTAAAAGAACAGGAATTAAAGGTAAAAAGGTACCATTAAATGTGATTTTAAGTTTAACAAATAAGTGTGTTATGAGCTGTGAGCACTGCTTCAAAAGCTGTAGCACACAGGGTAATATATCAATTAGTTATAATAAATTAATGAATACACTAAAATTTTTAAGTGGAAAAACTATGACAGTTCAATTAACCGGTGGAGAGCCTATGGCTTATGATAGATTTTTAGATGTATTAGATTACTGCTCAGAAAACTTTGAAACAAGAATAACTACTACTGCAGTTTTAATTAATAAAAATAATATTGACCATTTCAAAAATGTAAGAATGATCCAAGTGTCAGTATATTCAAATAACCCTGAAGAACATGATATGTTTACTAATTTAAATGGTTCATTTGATAAAACTATTAATGGAATAGATACAATTGTACAAGCAGGTATACCGGTTTGTATTTCAACAATAGTTACTAAGAGAAATAAGGATAGAATACAAGATATGATCGAGCTAGCATTAGAGCATGGTGTAGATAAATTAAGATTTGGATCATTAGTTCCAATGGGAAGATGTTTAAAACTTAAGGATCAAATATGCTTATCAAATGATGAAATTGATGAAATGACTGGCATTATAGATGAGTTTTCAAATAAATATAAAGATAAAATTAATATTGGAAATTGGGAAAGTAGTAAAAATGAATTTGAAAAAGACAGGGACAAAGATATGGATTGCTTTGATTGTGGAGCAGGTCTTTGCCAGTGGATTATAAATGAAAATGGAAATGTTAAGCCTTGTGAGTTCATTCCGGATGAAATATTTACAATGGGATGTATTGAAGAAGAAAGCGTAGAAGATATACTTGAACAGTATAATTTGAACAACCTTGCAAGAAGCATTAAAAAATGGGAGAAAGACTTAAATGATATAAATTCAACTGTTAATGAAATATGTCCAAATATTAGAAAATACTATGAAGAAAAATGTGTTTAA